From Hypanus sabinus isolate sHypSab1 chromosome 9, sHypSab1.hap1, whole genome shotgun sequence:
AGTCGCCTCACCGCGAGAAACAGCGACTGGCCTCGGGAGCAGCGCTGTACAACGGCCGCAAGCGGAAACACGAGGCGGAAGCGGGTGATCCCAGCCTGAGTGGGGCGTGCAGCGGCGAGGAGTACGAGCACGGCAAGTATCACAGCGACTACGACGATGATCGGCTCGGAGAAGCCCGGCGGGTGAAACAGGGCATCCGCCAGGTACGCCTCTTCACCGCCGACCAGTGCACTCAGATTGAGACACAAATCGACAACGTGGTTTCCCGGGCCGAGAAGGGCATTTACCGTGATCACACGGTGGACAGGGCCCCGCTGCGCAACAAATACTTCTTCGGGGAAGGCTATACCTATGGCTCGCAGCTGGAGAAGCGAGGCCCCGGTCAGGAGCGCCTGTATCCCAAGGGAGATGTTGACGACATCCCTGAGTGGGTCCACGACCTGGTGATCAAGAAGCTGGTCGATCACCGCATTATCCCGGAGGGTTTCGTCAACAGCGCCGTCATCAACGACTACCAGCCTGGTGGCTGCATCGTCTCGCACGTGGATCCCATCCACATCTTCGAGAGGCCTATCGTTTCCGTGTCCTTCTTCAGCGATTCGGCTCTCTGCTTTGGCTGCAAGTTCCAGTTCAAACCCATTAGGGTGTCAGAGCCAGTATACTTCTTGCCTGTCCGAAGAGGGAGTGTTACTGTGCTCAGGTGAGTCGGAGTGAGAACCTTAAATACAATAACATTGTATTTGGTGTGTATTTCAAATGTTTCAGGTCGGCCATGCCTTGTTCTGGCTGAGGTGTGTCGTGAGAGTGTAAGATTCCGT
This genomic window contains:
- the alkbh5 gene encoding RNA demethylase ALKBH5, with the protein product MAAGGYADLREKLQSPHREKQRLASGAALYNGRKRKHEAEAGDPSLSGACSGEEYEHGKYHSDYDDDRLGEARRVKQGIRQVRLFTADQCTQIETQIDNVVSRAEKGIYRDHTVDRAPLRNKYFFGEGYTYGSQLEKRGPGQERLYPKGDVDDIPEWVHDLVIKKLVDHRIIPEGFVNSAVINDYQPGGCIVSHVDPIHIFERPIVSVSFFSDSALCFGCKFQFKPIRVSEPVYFLPVRRGSVTVLSDYAADEITHCIRPQDIRERRAVIILRKTRTDAPRLESKSLTSSLLPVHMSNRQLNSDRYQSLLKQKRSHRKADPDAAHRPRILEMDKEENRRSVILPKHRRRSDCTTENYWRKAHDCVDEEDDESGEGGVAGSPVRKVKMRRH